A window from Pseudobutyrivibrio ruminis HUN009 encodes these proteins:
- a CDS encoding toll/interleukin-1 receptor domain-containing protein, which produces MKYDAFISYRHLERDMFVAKRVHKALETTKIPRKIQKEIGRKKIDRVFRDQEELPIGSDLGSNIEAALREAAFLVVICSPQTKDSYWVMKEIDTFIEMHGRENILAVLVDGEPADSFPPQLLTDENGNLVEPLAADVRGKSKKEVKKKLKTETLRLAASILHVDYDDLKQRHRERQMRRNVGIAASIAALAVAFGGYTAYNLAKINEEYQQKLVNEARVIAATSLDVLEDGDAKTAALVAMEGIGTEENGRPYVTDPVFALSQALGTYNLGLNLEHDLKLNHDVNISDFAINEDGNRVISVDNNNKIYIWNLDNGECTFKKPVDVVEEEDDRIKAVGFAGDIAVVASDYYLRGYNDQGELQYEYAPEDGITFAKVDDFGKYVAIKSSHYDEETYERSDFIEVVDATTGESLKKYENQTGVSYGAVMMFNKDGDTLYVEHLPGNDEDQNYASVINLKTDTIIDVPVEGGAILDIAPTKDGDFAVVSMSYDAITTFEDTPMHLIKCDSKTGEVKWSRDFEHNGDALDSSYTKIGSRIVETNGVEYRQLFVNTSKKMFTLDLDTGEEVSSFTTNSYIENFMMSGTTQLIFVGTYDGKFAYYDALTGEVKDDLIVDVASSLVQFDIKNGVFVSSGFRSPNLTVLKFNADEDYVAKTEMDSGFYGGAAMSPSGDTYVLQTSNDAASNAYTCRVFETATGEEIGTIDIDGGRYGKLYYIDEDTIIFPTYSGAVIYYSVSDKKTEEVKISEEDLISTDYAISTNLKYVAYGDDKEFYVIDTQARKIIYSGEVDFNFWNIAVSNDGRTVYGIDVYGKAYKVNAISGKSKPIFEDYKVNDIQTSQDDNIIAVITEDGYLRVYNWDTKEAENTIEYYGDDYSYVEFSKDNNLLYLQGDDLYFRIYDRQQDKNVFLMNNQINDLSYTIYDEEKNQLSIFNYTDMYIIDLNSYGFLDYAEYGRLYIPQAQVIVSAYGTTMIEFNVKTQDDLIKKVKERYGDAELTELQKLKYLVQ; this is translated from the coding sequence ATGAAATACGATGCATTTATTAGCTACAGACATTTGGAGCGGGATATGTTTGTGGCAAAGAGAGTGCACAAGGCTCTCGAGACAACCAAGATTCCTAGAAAGATTCAGAAGGAAATTGGCAGAAAAAAGATAGATAGAGTTTTCAGAGACCAGGAGGAGCTTCCAATCGGAAGCGACCTGGGCTCTAATATTGAGGCGGCTCTTAGAGAAGCAGCCTTTCTAGTTGTCATTTGTTCTCCACAGACAAAAGATTCATATTGGGTAATGAAGGAAATCGACACCTTCATTGAGATGCATGGCCGTGAGAATATCTTAGCAGTGCTTGTAGATGGAGAACCAGCAGATTCATTTCCACCACAGCTTTTGACAGATGAAAATGGTAATCTTGTGGAGCCTCTTGCAGCAGATGTTAGAGGTAAAAGCAAGAAAGAGGTAAAGAAGAAGCTAAAAACAGAGACACTTCGTCTGGCTGCTTCTATTTTGCATGTAGATTATGACGATTTAAAGCAGCGTCATAGAGAGCGCCAGATGCGCCGAAACGTTGGAATCGCTGCATCTATCGCAGCCCTTGCAGTAGCGTTTGGCGGATACACAGCTTACAACCTTGCAAAGATAAACGAAGAGTACCAGCAGAAGCTTGTAAATGAAGCAAGAGTAATTGCAGCTACATCACTTGATGTGTTAGAAGATGGCGATGCCAAAACAGCAGCCTTAGTTGCAATGGAAGGAATCGGTACCGAAGAAAACGGCCGCCCATATGTGACAGACCCAGTGTTTGCATTGTCTCAGGCCCTTGGTACTTATAATCTAGGATTAAATCTGGAGCATGATTTAAAGCTGAATCACGATGTAAATATTTCTGATTTTGCCATTAATGAAGATGGCAACAGAGTCATATCAGTAGATAACAATAACAAGATTTATATCTGGAATTTGGATAACGGTGAATGCACTTTTAAAAAGCCGGTTGATGTTGTTGAAGAGGAAGATGACAGAATTAAGGCCGTAGGGTTCGCAGGAGATATTGCTGTTGTTGCGTCAGATTATTATCTTCGTGGCTATAATGACCAGGGTGAACTTCAGTATGAATATGCGCCTGAGGATGGCATCACATTTGCAAAAGTAGATGACTTTGGAAAGTATGTGGCTATAAAGTCTTCTCACTATGACGAAGAAACCTATGAAAGGTCCGATTTTATAGAAGTTGTGGATGCCACAACTGGTGAGTCTTTAAAGAAATATGAGAATCAGACAGGAGTGAGCTATGGCGCGGTTATGATGTTCAATAAGGATGGAGACACCCTGTATGTTGAACACTTGCCAGGTAACGACGAGGATCAAAACTACGCTTCTGTTATCAATCTTAAAACAGATACAATTATCGATGTCCCAGTAGAAGGTGGTGCAATACTTGATATCGCTCCTACAAAGGACGGAGATTTTGCAGTAGTCAGCATGAGCTATGATGCTATCACTACATTTGAAGACACTCCAATGCATCTTATCAAGTGCGATTCAAAAACTGGTGAAGTGAAATGGTCGAGAGATTTTGAACACAACGGTGACGCCCTTGATTCTAGCTATACAAAAATAGGAAGTAGAATAGTTGAGACAAACGGAGTAGAGTATCGCCAGTTATTTGTTAATACTTCAAAGAAAATGTTTACACTTGATTTGGATACTGGAGAAGAGGTTAGCTCATTCACTACTAACTCATACATTGAAAACTTCATGATGAGTGGAACTACACAATTGATTTTCGTAGGTACTTATGATGGAAAGTTTGCTTACTACGATGCACTGACTGGCGAGGTGAAAGACGATTTAATAGTCGATGTTGCAAGCTCGTTAGTTCAGTTTGATATAAAAAATGGTGTGTTTGTATCATCAGGATTCAGAAGTCCAAATCTTACTGTTTTGAAATTTAACGCAGATGAAGATTATGTTGCGAAAACGGAGATGGATTCCGGCTTCTATGGTGGAGCAGCGATGAGCCCTTCCGGGGACACATATGTATTGCAGACTAGCAACGATGCAGCCTCAAATGCATACACCTGTAGAGTCTTCGAAACAGCTACCGGCGAAGAAATTGGAACCATTGATATCGACGGTGGGCGATACGGAAAATTGTATTATATAGATGAAGATACAATCATCTTCCCAACTTATAGTGGGGCTGTAATATATTATTCAGTTAGCGATAAAAAGACTGAGGAAGTCAAAATATCAGAAGAAGATCTTATTAGTACTGATTATGCAATATCTACAAATTTGAAATATGTTGCTTATGGTGATGATAAGGAATTTTATGTAATCGATACACAAGCTCGAAAAATAATATACAGTGGAGAGGTTGATTTCAATTTCTGGAACATTGCTGTGTCAAATGACGGAAGAACGGTATATGGTATAGATGTTTATGGCAAAGCATACAAGGTTAATGCCATCTCAGGAAAGTCGAAACCAATTTTCGAGGATTACAAAGTAAATGATATTCAAACAAGTCAGGATGACAATATAATTGCTGTCATCACAGAAGATGGCTATTTGAGAGTTTATAACTGGGATACAAAAGAAGCTGAAAATACCATTGAATATTATGGTGATGACTATTCTTACGTGGAATTTTCAAAGGATAATAATCTGTTGTATTTACAGGGAGATGATTTGTATTTCCGCATATACGATAGACAACAGGATAAGAATGTGTTCCTGATGAACAACCAGATTAATGACTTGTCATATACCATTTATGATGAGGAAAAGAATCAATTATCTATTTTCAATTATACAGATATGTACATAATTGATTTGAATTCATATGGATTTTTGGATTATGCTGAGTACGGTAGATTATACATACCTCAGGCACAGGTAATTGTCAGCGCATATGGAACAACCATGATTGAGTTTAATGTTAAAACACAGGACGACTTAATTAAAAAGGTTAAAGAAAGATACGGTGACGCAGAGCTTACCGAATTACAGAAACTTAAATATTTAGTTCAATAA
- a CDS encoding DUF1266 domain-containing protein, translating into MKKKMVVLTALSMSAVLLAGCEFTTIPGEALKAAKENAKKEEAAEIDKKELVDIPLVDDSFSDCTESNVSNDLVRWLLATTAVEVQGQGLDWQQIGGTSSTAEDIKTVKKYLDENNAKDGDAAIEAASALVEEDYTKAYERAYNLGTAESILAASYCAGDLEFNQYLMHAVPVAKMIQQEFDSFDDYGDNYVTGYMCHVGQGDCGDASRVGYRVVLQQAFVGMAAYYDGAYAIDYDMELTGEAYSTYFDEMPEEVDTKSLEGKAPEFVQGYIAPIELGENPASGNIEIDGDLYHVPFTIKQLTDNGWEIKDAPSELDVNRDDTIKLTRNRKTIKVTTEAISEGYTDVQYGFVDYIDTATLGDVEVSLPGDIKSGMDMEDAKDVIDKFEIENDDMTDSILLYISDDSDNKSKICITEEDGKVSSFVLFVSVLNGQQNMDQYYTTLKEDGSNYSYAQAMTIKAKTDKYRPGAEYTGLPELALSDSLDDFTIQIDNTVIQLPTTYQQLLELGFIFDDSADTIVQPDEQYEFSGYYLGNEYSKMNFLVINNTGEEAKLGDIPVQYVRATIFGFNEYQDYPFKIAQGVEFEATLEDLQEKYGTLTKSDNSFDNGYVQLDYYTYETEKGWYTFWVQPEGMYSGVEINVYTNKKTEE; encoded by the coding sequence ATGAAAAAGAAAATGGTAGTGTTAACGGCTCTGTCTATGTCGGCGGTGCTTCTTGCGGGTTGCGAATTTACCACTATCCCAGGTGAAGCCCTCAAAGCTGCCAAGGAAAATGCAAAAAAGGAAGAAGCGGCTGAAATCGATAAAAAGGAGTTAGTGGATATACCATTAGTGGATGATTCATTTTCAGATTGCACGGAAAGCAATGTGAGTAATGATTTAGTAAGATGGCTGTTGGCAACAACTGCTGTGGAGGTTCAAGGCCAGGGCCTGGATTGGCAGCAGATTGGTGGAACCAGCTCAACAGCAGAGGATATAAAAACAGTAAAAAAATACCTCGATGAAAACAATGCAAAGGATGGGGATGCTGCGATAGAGGCGGCGAGTGCATTGGTTGAGGAAGATTATACAAAAGCATATGAGCGAGCTTACAACCTGGGCACAGCTGAGTCGATTCTGGCGGCCAGCTACTGCGCAGGTGATTTAGAGTTCAATCAGTATTTGATGCATGCAGTGCCTGTTGCCAAAATGATTCAGCAGGAATTTGATAGCTTCGACGATTACGGCGACAACTATGTGACTGGATATATGTGTCATGTTGGACAGGGGGATTGTGGCGATGCATCTCGCGTAGGATACCGAGTTGTGCTGCAGCAGGCCTTCGTTGGGATGGCTGCATATTATGATGGCGCATATGCAATCGATTATGATATGGAATTGACAGGCGAAGCCTACTCTACATATTTTGATGAAATGCCTGAGGAGGTAGATACAAAATCCCTGGAGGGAAAAGCTCCTGAATTTGTGCAAGGCTACATTGCTCCAATTGAGCTTGGTGAGAATCCAGCAAGTGGCAACATAGAAATCGATGGTGATTTGTATCACGTCCCATTTACTATCAAGCAGCTTACAGACAACGGCTGGGAAATAAAGGATGCTCCTTCTGAGCTGGACGTAAACAGAGACGACACCATCAAGCTTACCCGAAACAGAAAGACCATCAAAGTCACTACCGAAGCTATTTCAGAAGGCTACACTGATGTGCAGTACGGATTTGTAGATTATATTGACACCGCCACATTGGGAGATGTAGAAGTATCACTTCCAGGTGATATAAAGTCCGGAATGGACATGGAAGATGCCAAGGATGTTATTGATAAATTCGAAATTGAAAACGATGACATGACAGATTCAATCTTGCTTTATATCTCAGATGACAGCGACAACAAGAGCAAAATCTGCATCACAGAAGAAGACGGCAAGGTCAGCTCATTCGTTTTATTTGTATCTGTTTTAAACGGACAGCAAAACATGGACCAATACTACACCACTCTTAAGGAGGACGGCTCAAACTACAGCTACGCTCAGGCGATGACTATCAAAGCGAAGACAGACAAGTATCGTCCTGGTGCAGAGTATACAGGCCTCCCTGAGTTGGCCCTCTCAGACAGCCTGGATGATTTCACAATCCAGATTGACAACACAGTTATTCAGCTGCCAACAACTTATCAGCAGTTGTTAGAGTTGGGATTCATTTTTGACGATAGCGCAGATACCATTGTTCAACCTGATGAGCAGTACGAATTTTCCGGATACTATTTAGGAAATGAATATAGCAAAATGAATTTCCTTGTAATAAACAACACAGGCGAAGAAGCTAAATTAGGTGACATCCCTGTGCAGTACGTCCGCGCAACAATTTTTGGCTTCAACGAATACCAGGATTATCCATTTAAGATTGCCCAGGGAGTTGAGTTCGAAGCCACACTTGAAGATCTTCAAGAAAAGTACGGCACACTTACAAAGAGCGACAACTCTTTCGACAACGGCTACGTTCAATTGGATTACTACACCTATGAAACAGAAAAGGGCTGGTACACTTTCTGGGTACAACCAGAAGGCATGTACTCCGGCGTAGAGATTAACGTATATACGAACAAGAAGACGGAGGAGTAA
- a CDS encoding 6-phosphofructokinase, whose translation MLRIGMLTSGGDCQALNAAMRGVVKGLAANVKDLEVYGFFNGYKGLIYGDYRLLTSQDFSGILTRGGTILGSSRQPFKLMREPDENGLDKVEAMKSNYYKLNLNCLVILGGNGTQKTANLLREEGLNIIHLPKTIDNDIFGTDVTFGFQSAIDIACNTIDCIHTTASSHSRVFIVEVMGHKVGWLTLYAGVASGADIILLPEIPYDIKKVIKAINHRAEEGKGFTILAVAEGAISKEDAKLSKKDYKKKLETSKYPSVSYEIADRIQKETGIEVRVTVPGHMQRGGSPDPYDRVLCTRLGSAAAQAIMDGDFGNMIAMVDGKTKRIPLEKVAGKLKVVEPDCQMIEEAKRIGISFGD comes from the coding sequence ATGTTGAGAATCGGAATGCTTACAAGTGGTGGAGATTGCCAGGCACTGAACGCTGCAATGCGTGGTGTTGTAAAGGGACTTGCTGCAAATGTAAAGGACCTGGAGGTGTACGGCTTCTTCAATGGCTACAAGGGTTTGATTTATGGGGACTACAGACTTCTTACTAGCCAGGACTTTTCAGGAATCCTTACACGAGGAGGAACAATCTTGGGCTCAAGCCGTCAGCCATTCAAGCTTATGCGTGAGCCAGATGAGAATGGACTTGATAAGGTAGAGGCTATGAAGTCAAACTACTACAAGCTCAATCTTAATTGCCTGGTTATCCTTGGTGGAAACGGTACTCAGAAGACAGCAAACCTCCTTCGCGAGGAAGGATTAAATATCATTCATCTTCCAAAGACAATCGATAACGATATCTTTGGAACAGATGTGACATTCGGATTCCAGAGTGCAATCGACATTGCATGTAACACAATCGACTGCATCCACACCACAGCATCATCACACAGCCGTGTGTTTATCGTAGAGGTAATGGGCCACAAGGTTGGTTGGCTCACCCTTTATGCTGGTGTTGCATCAGGTGCAGATATCATCCTGCTTCCAGAGATTCCATACGATATCAAGAAGGTCATTAAGGCCATCAATCATCGTGCGGAAGAAGGCAAGGGCTTCACAATTCTTGCAGTTGCCGAGGGTGCAATTTCCAAAGAAGATGCAAAGCTTTCAAAGAAGGATTACAAAAAGAAGCTTGAGACTTCGAAGTATCCATCAGTTTCTTACGAGATTGCAGACCGCATCCAGAAGGAAACAGGAATCGAAGTTCGTGTTACAGTTCCAGGTCATATGCAGCGAGGCGGAAGCCCAGATCCATATGATAGAGTGCTTTGCACACGCCTTGGTTCTGCAGCAGCCCAGGCTATCATGGATGGCGATTTTGGCAACATGATTGCAATGGTAGATGGCAAGACAAAGCGCATCCCACTTGAAAAGGTAGCAGGCAAGCTCAAGGTAGTTGAGCCAGATTGCCAGATGATAGAGGAAGCGAAACGAATCGGAATAAGCTTCGGCGACTAA
- a CDS encoding rod shape-determining protein encodes MGKFDSAADVRIYDYKTRSIHEEKCCLLMFRENGKIACLGNECMQYIGRSELESEPCIPIKLGRVVDYTAAENFFKYLNRIYIKKTNGKPRLFKRSNKILLFLHEPCSEVDKKIYMDLMAFLGYANVILITSETNLGGMSPEEAIWSSEEVHGKIDCAFEIGKKDLREYARYAEQELKKDLKRWGCEGDEEYA; translated from the coding sequence ATGGGAAAATTTGATTCAGCAGCAGACGTAAGGATTTATGATTATAAGACAAGGTCCATACATGAAGAAAAATGCTGTTTACTAATGTTTAGAGAAAATGGAAAAATTGCTTGTTTGGGCAATGAATGTATGCAATACATTGGTAGGAGTGAGCTGGAATCGGAACCATGCATACCAATTAAACTAGGCCGAGTTGTTGATTACACAGCAGCAGAGAATTTCTTCAAATATTTAAATAGAATTTATATCAAAAAGACTAACGGCAAGCCACGCTTATTTAAGAGATCTAATAAGATTTTACTATTCTTGCATGAGCCATGTTCAGAAGTGGATAAAAAAATCTACATGGATTTAATGGCCTTTCTGGGTTATGCGAATGTAATATTAATTACTTCTGAAACAAATCTTGGTGGTATGTCTCCTGAGGAAGCTATCTGGAGTTCAGAGGAAGTTCATGGAAAAATAGATTGTGCTTTTGAAATCGGGAAGAAAGATCTTAGAGAATATGCAAGATATGCAGAACAGGAACTAAAGAAAGATTTAAAGCGATGGGGATGCGAGGGAGATGAAGAATACGCCTAA
- the recR gene encoding recombination mediator RecR has product MEYYSKEISNLIAELSDLPSIGSKSAQRLAFHILGMDEEKVNDLANAIVQARKNVRYCKQCFTLTDDELCPICSNPKRNQNIIMVVEDTRDLAAYEKTGKFEGVYHVLHGAISPMAGIGPGDIKLKELMVRLQQTDVEEVIIATNSSLEGETTAAYISKLIKPTGIKVSRIASGVPVGGNLEYIDEVTLLRALDGRTEL; this is encoded by the coding sequence ATGGAATATTACAGCAAAGAAATTAGCAACTTAATAGCGGAGCTAAGTGATTTGCCTAGTATTGGAAGTAAGTCAGCCCAAAGGCTGGCTTTCCATATATTAGGGATGGATGAGGAAAAGGTTAACGATTTGGCCAATGCAATCGTGCAGGCCAGGAAAAATGTGAGATATTGCAAGCAGTGTTTCACACTTACTGACGATGAGCTTTGCCCAATCTGCTCCAACCCAAAGCGCAACCAAAACATCATTATGGTTGTGGAGGATACCAGGGATTTGGCGGCCTATGAAAAGACAGGCAAATTCGAGGGCGTTTACCATGTGCTTCACGGAGCAATCTCCCCAATGGCGGGCATAGGCCCAGGAGATATAAAGCTAAAGGAATTGATGGTACGCTTGCAGCAGACAGATGTAGAGGAGGTCATCATCGCCACCAACTCATCATTGGAAGGTGAAACCACAGCGGCCTACATCAGCAAGCTGATTAAACCAACAGGCATCAAGGTGAGCCGAATTGCCTCCGGTGTTCCAGTTGGCGGAAACCTGGAGTACATCGACGAGGTCACATTGCTTCGAGCGTTAGACGGCAGAACAGAGTTATAG
- a CDS encoding YbaB/EbfC family nucleoid-associated protein: protein MGKGRGGFPGGAMGGANMANLMKQAQRMQRQMEEAQAKLEETEVTGTAGGGVVEVTVTGSKEITKVHIDPEAVDPDDVEMLEDLVMAATNEALHKIDEITAASMPKMPGGLGF, encoded by the coding sequence ATGGGAAAAGGAAGAGGCGGATTTCCAGGAGGAGCAATGGGTGGAGCCAATATGGCCAACCTTATGAAGCAGGCACAGCGTATGCAACGCCAGATGGAAGAGGCTCAGGCAAAGCTTGAGGAGACAGAAGTTACAGGCACAGCCGGTGGCGGTGTTGTTGAAGTTACAGTTACAGGTTCAAAGGAAATCACAAAGGTACACATCGATCCAGAAGCAGTAGATCCAGATGATGTAGAGATGCTTGAAGACCTTGTTATGGCAGCTACAAACGAAGCACTTCACAAGATTGATGAAATCACAGCAGCATCTATGCCAAAGATGCCAGGTGGACTAGGATTTTAA
- a CDS encoding GH25 family lysozyme, protein MGIIHFNNPSREEYPVVGVDVSKYQGAIDWNQLIEQDISFAYIKATEGSSHVDEYYDANFNNALKTGIRVGAYHFFSFESSGKKQAENYCKNVSMTEGMLPPVIDVEYYGDKKGVDDIDVDAVRKDLREMVDILEEEYGLKPVLYVTKNSYDTIVNGYFDDCDLWYRSVYSKVPKDVKWTFWQYSNRTVLNGYEGEERYIDVNVFNGTREEFEVETFSNREKK, encoded by the coding sequence ATGGGGATAATACATTTCAATAATCCAAGTAGAGAAGAGTACCCAGTAGTTGGTGTAGATGTATCGAAATATCAGGGGGCTATTGATTGGAATCAACTTATAGAGCAAGACATAAGTTTTGCGTATATAAAAGCTACGGAAGGTTCATCACATGTTGATGAATACTATGATGCAAACTTTAATAATGCTTTGAAAACAGGCATTAGAGTTGGTGCATATCATTTTTTTAGTTTCGAATCATCTGGGAAAAAACAGGCTGAAAATTATTGTAAAAATGTAAGTATGACAGAAGGTATGCTTCCACCTGTTATCGATGTTGAATACTACGGAGATAAAAAAGGCGTCGATGATATCGATGTTGATGCTGTTCGGAAAGATTTAAGAGAGATGGTGGATATTCTGGAAGAAGAATATGGATTGAAGCCTGTGCTTTATGTCACAAAAAATAGTTATGACACAATAGTAAATGGCTATTTTGATGATTGTGATTTATGGTATCGAAGCGTCTACTCAAAGGTTCCAAAAGATGTAAAATGGACATTTTGGCAGTATTCAAATCGAACAGTACTAAATGGATACGAAGGTGAAGAAAGATACATTGATGTAAATGTCTTCAATGGAACCAGGGAAGAGTTTGAGGTGGAGACATTTAGCAACAGGGAGAAAAAATAG
- the dnaX gene encoding DNA polymerase III subunit gamma/tau, whose translation MSYMALYRKFRPQTFDDVKGQDHIVTTLQNQIKSDRIGHAYLFTGTRGTGKTTIAKILARTINCENPQNGCPCMECAMCKSITAGNSMNVIEMDAASNNGVDSIRQIVEEVAYPPTEGKYKVYIIDEVHMLSTGAFNALLKTLEEPPSYVVFILATTEVHKIPITILSRCQRYDFHRISIDTIAARLQELMDKEGVQVEEKALRYIAKAADGSMRDGLSLLDQCIAFYIGQTLTYDNVLKVLGAIDTEVFSRLLRHIINGEITQCIGILEEIITQGRDLNQFVNDFTWYLRNLMLIKSSDDMEDVLEMSSDNLALLKEEAQMVDIEILMRYIQVLSALSNDIKYASQKRVLIEIALIKLCKPQMEQDISALNNRMANLEKKVEEGVPVVMAAPQAQGATPSAAPVKKEPLPAAVKEEVKQVASNWNAVLGKVAPNIKMYLKEVTTVTTNDLGELVLIFDQPAGSERMAGDFVNRPEVLDEIVAAIEGMIHKTVTIKVEINSSGVSSQNTKTDVRDYFAGLGIEIETDPE comes from the coding sequence ATGTCTTATATGGCATTATACAGAAAGTTCCGTCCGCAGACATTTGACGATGTAAAAGGACAGGACCATATCGTTACAACTCTTCAAAACCAAATAAAAAGTGACCGTATAGGACATGCATATCTTTTTACAGGAACAAGAGGAACAGGTAAAACAACTATCGCCAAGATTCTCGCCCGTACAATCAACTGCGAGAACCCACAGAATGGTTGCCCTTGTATGGAATGTGCCATGTGTAAATCAATCACAGCCGGCAATTCCATGAACGTAATAGAAATGGATGCTGCATCAAACAACGGTGTAGACAGCATCAGACAGATTGTTGAGGAGGTGGCATACCCTCCCACAGAAGGAAAATACAAGGTATACATCATCGATGAGGTACATATGCTTAGTACCGGTGCTTTCAATGCCTTGCTGAAAACTTTGGAGGAGCCACCTTCTTATGTTGTGTTTATTTTGGCCACAACAGAAGTGCACAAGATTCCAATCACAATCCTTAGCCGATGCCAGCGTTACGACTTCCATCGTATTTCCATTGACACAATCGCTGCTCGTTTGCAGGAGCTGATGGATAAGGAAGGCGTGCAGGTAGAGGAAAAAGCCTTGCGTTACATCGCAAAGGCTGCAGATGGTTCAATGCGTGATGGCCTTAGTTTGCTGGATCAGTGTATCGCATTTTACATTGGTCAGACCCTTACATATGACAATGTGTTAAAGGTACTTGGTGCCATTGATACAGAGGTGTTCTCAAGATTGCTTCGTCATATCATTAATGGCGAAATCACCCAGTGCATTGGCATCCTTGAGGAAATCATCACACAGGGTCGCGATTTGAATCAGTTCGTAAATGACTTCACATGGTATTTACGAAACCTGATGCTTATCAAGAGCTCAGATGATATGGAAGATGTGCTTGAAATGTCTTCTGACAACCTGGCACTTCTAAAAGAAGAAGCCCAGATGGTTGACATAGAGATATTAATGAGATACATTCAAGTTCTGTCAGCACTTTCTAACGATATCAAGTACGCCAGCCAAAAGCGAGTATTGATAGAGATAGCCCTGATAAAGCTTTGCAAGCCACAGATGGAGCAGGATATTTCAGCGCTCAACAATCGAATGGCAAACCTTGAGAAAAAGGTGGAAGAGGGAGTGCCAGTAGTGATGGCAGCACCTCAGGCACAAGGCGCCACACCCAGTGCAGCTCCTGTAAAAAAGGAGCCATTACCAGCAGCAGTAAAAGAAGAGGTAAAGCAGGTGGCAAGCAACTGGAACGCAGTGCTTGGCAAGGTGGCACCTAATATAAAAATGTATTTGAAAGAGGTTACTACAGTCACAACTAACGACTTGGGTGAGCTTGTGCTGATATTTGACCAGCCAGCAGGTTCCGAGCGTATGGCAGGAGATTTTGTTAATCGCCCAGAAGTGCTGGATGAAATCGTGGCAGCAATCGAAGGCATGATTCACAAGACAGTAACCATTAAAGTAGAGATTAATTCCAGCGGTGTTAGTTCACAGAACACAAAGACAGACGTAAGAGACTACTTCGCGGGATTAGGTATAGAAATTGAAACTGACCCAGAGTAA